A portion of the Microcoleus sp. FACHB-831 genome contains these proteins:
- a CDS encoding PAS domain S-box protein, translating to MRTSQEIQAEIENRFGFIPPFFAPALEIAEILENLWQQTLSGYINNPLPALFKEKLFAYLSRYCSLPYCLISHSCTLRPLGMTATEVLELLESPPPTATQIEEQLKELANISAGIAQDPKRLQSELETESAFAKGVFAGAIFMFLRTNLASVCRREMHRILGSVYYNHLTAFLVYVKSCHTWVENHPELAYEADKRAEENLGGLLREEPSLFDFFRNYSDRIRRESENREEQLLAEINERQRAQQERDRYLEQLQKEREYLEAVVQQMPAGVTIASAPDGRIILCNRQAEELWGSPVPMPQAIAQYNEYQALYPDGSRYKAEDWPMARSLINGEVVKDEEISTIRGDGTPAIVSISSAPIRNSEGRIIAGVVTFSDITEQKQMQQTLRQSEEKLRAQYKNIPIPTYIWQRVESDFVLVDYNYAAVAISKGGIADFVGKTASDLHRDRPEILDELWQCFQEKTPIKREMPYQLISTGESKHLAVSYVYVPPDLVMVYAEDITSRKQAEQQILQANERFTLAAAAVNAVIYDWDVISNQVERTRGIEEILGYSPQEVEPTNKWWRDRIHPDDLQRTDEQMRDALANASSFTVEYRIRNKEDRYLYVWDRGIIVRNDRGDAVRVVGCTLDISDRKQAEEELKQQKEILQSILDNIPVMIAFYENSQDITYVNLEWERVFGWSTEMLKGGGSKEFFAQIAPNPENRKMGYEYMATAQAGWRDFKIVVADGSVQEHSWANIRLSNGMAIGIGVDVTERKLAMDELQASESRFRQLAENLPDVFWMSSPDKSQILYVSPAYEDIWGRSCQSLYEQPTSFLDTIYAEDRDRVAGIFAVLIQGEATELEYRIVRPDGEVRWIRDRGFPIKDESGCVYRIAGIAADITKAKQVEEALRQHAEALEQANRIKDEFLAIVSHELRSPLNAILGWAKLLRTRKFDTATTERALETIERNAKSQAQLIEDLLDISRILRGKIHLEMRPVELISVIEAAIDTVRFAAEAKSIEFRFSIVDFGLGDIGENLQSIARFLVSGDTNRLQQVVWNLLSNAIKFTPEGGRVEVRLSVIGNASVQDSGLSYAQIEVSDSGVGIGADFLPYVFERFRQGDSTTTRSHGGLGLGLAIVRQLVELHGGKVFATSEGVGGGATFKVHLPLLNTAETKISSVKENTSGTDERAASAIRGLRVLVVDDEVDTREWISQALEHYGTEVIAIATAKEVLEVLDRLKADILVSDIGMPVEDGYSLIAKVRSRSSEQGGEIPAIALTAYAREEDRQRSFQAGFQMHVSKPIEPLDLVRAIAKLAGRS from the coding sequence ATGCGGACAAGCCAAGAAATTCAGGCGGAAATAGAAAATCGGTTCGGTTTTATCCCGCCCTTCTTCGCCCCAGCGCTAGAGATTGCCGAGATCCTTGAGAACCTATGGCAACAAACGCTGTCGGGGTACATCAACAATCCTCTGCCAGCACTGTTCAAGGAAAAGCTATTCGCTTATTTGTCGCGCTACTGTAGCTTACCTTACTGCCTCATCTCCCACAGTTGCACGCTGCGTCCGCTGGGAATGACTGCAACAGAAGTTCTAGAACTGCTGGAATCGCCCCCGCCTACGGCAACGCAAATCGAGGAACAACTGAAGGAGTTAGCAAACATTTCGGCAGGAATCGCACAAGATCCGAAGCGGCTGCAATCGGAGCTAGAAACAGAATCGGCGTTTGCTAAGGGTGTGTTTGCTGGTGCCATCTTTATGTTCCTGAGAACAAATTTGGCCAGTGTTTGCCGCCGCGAGATGCATCGTATTTTGGGGTCAGTATACTACAACCACCTGACGGCGTTTTTGGTATACGTGAAAAGCTGCCACACATGGGTAGAAAATCACCCTGAGCTGGCGTATGAAGCAGACAAACGCGCCGAAGAAAACCTGGGAGGATTGCTAAGAGAGGAGCCGAGTTTATTTGACTTTTTCCGCAACTATAGCGATCGCATTAGACGTGAAAGCGAGAACAGAGAAGAACAACTGCTCGCTGAGATAAACGAGCGTCAAAGAGCGCAACAAGAACGCGATCGCTACTTAGAGCAGTTGCAGAAGGAACGCGAGTATTTAGAAGCAGTAGTTCAGCAAATGCCCGCTGGCGTAACGATCGCCTCTGCTCCCGACGGGAGGATAATTCTGTGCAACAGGCAAGCCGAAGAACTATGGGGTTCGCCCGTACCGATGCCTCAAGCGATCGCTCAATACAACGAATATCAAGCTCTATATCCAGATGGAAGTCGCTACAAAGCAGAAGATTGGCCGATGGCGCGATCGCTTATTAATGGCGAGGTGGTGAAAGATGAAGAAATTTCCACCATCCGCGGTGACGGTACGCCAGCGATAGTCAGCATTAGTTCTGCCCCGATTCGTAACAGCGAGGGGAGGATCATCGCCGGAGTTGTCACCTTCTCAGACATCACCGAGCAAAAGCAGATGCAGCAAACGCTGCGCCAGAGCGAAGAAAAGTTGAGGGCGCAATACAAAAATATCCCCATCCCCACTTATATATGGCAGCGTGTCGAGTCAGATTTTGTCTTAGTTGATTACAACTATGCTGCTGTTGCCATTAGTAAAGGTGGTATTGCTGACTTTGTGGGAAAAACAGCCAGCGACCTTCACCGCGATCGCCCAGAAATACTCGATGAACTCTGGCAGTGCTTTCAAGAAAAGACCCCCATTAAGCGAGAGATGCCATACCAGTTAATCTCTACGGGGGAAAGCAAGCATTTAGCAGTCAGCTACGTTTATGTGCCGCCCGATTTAGTGATGGTGTATGCGGAAGATATTACCAGCCGCAAGCAGGCAGAGCAGCAAATATTACAGGCTAACGAGCGCTTTACTCTAGCGGCGGCGGCGGTAAATGCCGTTATTTATGACTGGGATGTTATTTCCAACCAAGTCGAAAGGACGCGAGGCATTGAAGAAATTTTAGGCTATAGCCCTCAAGAGGTGGAACCTACTAATAAATGGTGGCGCGATCGCATCCATCCAGACGATCTGCAACGCACTGACGAACAAATGCGAGACGCCTTGGCGAATGCAAGCAGTTTCACCGTCGAATATCGCATTCGCAACAAGGAAGATCGATACCTGTATGTGTGGGACAGAGGGATAATCGTCAGAAATGACCGAGGGGATGCAGTGCGAGTAGTAGGCTGCACCTTGGACATAAGCGATCGCAAGCAGGCAGAGGAGGAACTAAAACAACAGAAAGAGATTCTGCAAAGCATCCTGGATAATATCCCCGTAATGATTGCTTTTTACGAGAATTCCCAAGACATAACGTATGTCAATTTAGAGTGGGAGAGGGTATTTGGCTGGTCTACCGAAATGCTCAAAGGAGGGGGAAGCAAGGAATTTTTTGCCCAAATTGCCCCAAACCCAGAAAACCGCAAGATGGGTTACGAGTACATGGCAACAGCACAAGCAGGCTGGCGCGATTTCAAAATTGTCGTTGCGGATGGCAGCGTTCAAGAGCATTCGTGGGCAAATATTCGGCTTTCCAACGGGATGGCCATAGGCATTGGAGTGGATGTTACCGAACGCAAGCTAGCTATGGATGAGTTGCAAGCATCTGAGAGCCGCTTCCGGCAGTTGGCAGAAAATCTGCCAGATGTATTTTGGATGTCTAGCCCCGATAAGAGTCAGATACTTTATGTCAGCCCCGCTTACGAAGACATATGGGGTCGTAGCTGCCAGAGTTTGTACGAACAGCCAACATCGTTTTTGGATACAATCTATGCCGAGGATCGCGATCGCGTAGCTGGTATTTTTGCGGTTCTGATCCAAGGAGAGGCTACAGAATTGGAGTATCGCATCGTCCGTCCCGATGGCGAGGTGCGGTGGATTCGCGATCGCGGTTTTCCCATCAAAGACGAGTCTGGTTGTGTTTACCGCATCGCCGGAATAGCTGCCGATATAACTAAGGCCAAGCAGGTTGAGGAGGCATTGCGGCAACACGCAGAAGCATTAGAACAAGCAAACCGGATTAAGGACGAGTTTCTGGCAATAGTGTCCCACGAACTGCGATCGCCGCTTAACGCCATCTTGGGTTGGGCGAAGCTACTCCGCACCCGTAAGTTTGACACGGCTACTACGGAACGCGCACTTGAGACGATCGAGCGCAATGCCAAGTCCCAAGCGCAACTCATCGAAGATCTGTTGGACATTTCCCGCATTCTCAGGGGTAAAATTCACCTGGAGATGCGTCCAGTCGAATTGATATCGGTTATTGAGGCAGCGATTGATACGGTACGCTTTGCAGCCGAGGCTAAATCTATCGAGTTTAGATTTTCGATTGTAGATTTTGGATTAGGAGATATTGGGGAGAATTTACAATCTATTGCACGCTTCTTAGTTTCTGGCGATACGAACAGATTGCAGCAAGTTGTCTGGAATCTTCTCTCAAACGCCATCAAGTTCACGCCCGAAGGCGGTCGGGTTGAAGTCCGATTGTCAGTAATAGGGAATGCGTCTGTCCAAGACTCCGGACTTAGCTATGCCCAAATAGAGGTAAGCGATTCAGGCGTGGGTATAGGTGCTGACTTTCTCCCTTATGTATTCGAGAGATTTAGGCAAGGAGATAGCACGACTACGCGATCGCACGGTGGATTGGGACTGGGTTTAGCAATAGTACGGCAATTAGTGGAACTGCACGGCGGAAAGGTATTTGCGACAAGTGAGGGAGTCGGAGGCGGTGCGACGTTTAAAGTCCATTTGCCACTGCTCAACACTGCCGAGACAAAAATTTCTAGTGTTAAAGAAAACACGAGCGGTACTGACGAGCGCGCCGCAAGCGCTATTAGGGGGTTGCGGGTGCTGGTAGTGGATGACGAAGTTGATACCCGCGAGTGGATCTCGCAGGCGTTAGAACATTATGGAACTGAGGTAATAGCGATCGCCACAGCCAAGGAGGTGCTTGAGGTTCTCGACAGGTTGAAGGCAGATATACTGGTGAGCGACATTGGAATGCCTGTTGAGGACGGCTACTCGCTGATTGCTAAAGTGCGATCGCGTAGCAGCGAGCAAGGGGGAGAAATTCCCGCGATCGCTCTCACGGCTTACGCGAGGGAAGAAGACAGGCAACGATCTTTTCAAGCAGGTTTTCAGATGCATGTGTCTAAGCCTATAGAGCCGCTAGATTTAGTAAGAGCGATCGCCAAACTAGCTGGACGAAGTTAA
- a CDS encoding 1-acyl-sn-glycerol-3-phosphate acyltransferase has protein sequence MNSYRFSWFDWFCLWYPPGWLILFNRHWQHYHDDPDGWNWFEYLLFLIPGGFYLAFFIRWLRLGCRFPRGESNNFDPNYQQAFRDEILTFIVKDYFRGELQQVENLPESGPLIVAVNHAGMCYPWDILGLACLLSQTRGWVVQPLAGVQLFDHPWVRWWLPPGWSKVLGGVRAEAEEFEAAIASKTILLYAPEGIRGPGKGWAKRYQLERFHPSFMKLSDRYRVPVLPVACIGNENLHTWNINIKPLARALDLPFLPVSLLMIVFAFFPSMGVWAMRTRMKYYIQPVYKAWSEEDELPEENSDSRLERSRAYRHAQLLQEKLQMQINDLRKT, from the coding sequence ATGAATTCTTATCGATTTAGTTGGTTTGATTGGTTTTGTCTGTGGTATCCACCAGGATGGTTAATTTTATTCAACCGCCACTGGCAGCATTATCATGACGATCCAGATGGTTGGAATTGGTTTGAATATTTATTGTTTCTAATTCCTGGAGGATTTTATTTAGCCTTTTTCATCCGCTGGTTGCGTCTCGGCTGTCGTTTTCCTCGCGGTGAAAGTAATAACTTCGATCCCAATTATCAACAAGCATTCCGAGATGAAATTCTGACTTTTATAGTCAAAGATTATTTTCGCGGCGAGCTACAACAAGTTGAGAATTTACCCGAATCAGGGCCATTGATAGTAGCAGTAAACCATGCAGGGATGTGTTACCCTTGGGACATTTTAGGGTTAGCTTGTCTGTTGAGTCAGACACGAGGATGGGTAGTGCAACCGCTTGCAGGCGTGCAATTGTTCGATCATCCTTGGGTACGTTGGTGGTTGCCGCCTGGATGGTCAAAAGTTTTGGGGGGAGTAAGAGCAGAAGCGGAAGAATTTGAAGCGGCGATCGCGAGTAAGACAATTTTACTTTATGCGCCCGAAGGCATACGCGGGCCAGGGAAGGGATGGGCAAAACGCTATCAGTTAGAAAGGTTTCATCCTAGTTTTATGAAGTTGAGCGATCGCTATCGCGTTCCCGTTCTGCCTGTAGCTTGCATTGGTAATGAAAACTTGCATACTTGGAATATTAATATTAAACCTTTAGCAAGAGCGCTCGATCTACCTTTTTTGCCCGTATCTCTTTTGATGATTGTATTTGCTTTCTTTCCCTCAATGGGAGTTTGGGCAATGAGAACCCGAATGAAGTATTACATCCAGCCCGTGTATAAAGCTTGGTCAGAAGAAGATGAATTGCCAGAAGAGAATAGCGATTCTCGCCTAGAGCGATCGCGTGCTTACCGACACGCACAACTATTACAAGAAAAGCTGCAAATGCAAATTAACGACTTAAGAAAAACATAA
- a CDS encoding ABC transporter ATP-binding protein: MASLSPLKEADENRRPRETDWRLFLQLVPYARRSGREFLISMVLLVPLSVAGAVQPLIIGEAVSFIRKEQTWSFLQGRDLWEGLNILSGLLLVTMAVRLVFVAVQGYLVQKVGQKITADIRDDLFYHVTSLAVRFFDKTPVGKLITRLSSDVEALGDVFSTGAVGIVSDVLQILVIGITMFTVQWQLALMLVLMLIPISLLIMYLQQQYRKANYKAREELSALNSMLQENIVGMNVVQMFRREKFNAEMFRAINQRYIKEVDNTIFNESAVSATLEWISLVAIACVLWLGGLMVIGDALTFGTLSAFILFSQRLFDPVRRFAEKFTTLQSGFTAVERISNIMSEPIEIRDPQHPKKLPSSADDSNSFPSFGKENSQPKYGEIRFENVWLAYKNDEYVLQDLNFTIRPGEKVALVGPTGAGKSSIIRLLCRLYEPSKGRVLLDGVDIRDLPQTELRHHLAVILQDGFLFAGDVKSNITLGETYPFEEVRSAAEATNVAQFIEQLPQGYDTQLRERGTNISGGQKQLLAFARAAIRHPRILVLDEATASLDVGTEALIQEALDKLLVGRTAIIIAHRLSTIRNVDRILVLKRGQLIESGSHDELLEQGGLYASLYKLQKLGS; encoded by the coding sequence ATGGCTAGTTTATCACCGTTAAAAGAAGCTGATGAAAATCGACGCCCCCGCGAAACCGACTGGCGACTATTCCTGCAACTCGTCCCTTATGCCCGCCGCAGCGGACGCGAATTCCTAATTTCGATGGTGTTGTTGGTGCCCCTATCTGTGGCTGGGGCAGTTCAACCCCTAATAATTGGAGAGGCTGTTTCCTTTATTCGCAAAGAGCAAACTTGGTCTTTTCTCCAAGGACGCGACCTCTGGGAAGGCTTAAATATTCTCTCCGGTTTGCTGCTGGTAACTATGGCAGTCCGCTTGGTATTTGTAGCCGTCCAGGGATACCTGGTGCAGAAAGTGGGGCAGAAAATTACCGCTGATATTCGGGATGATTTGTTTTATCACGTCACATCTCTGGCGGTGCGATTTTTCGATAAAACCCCAGTGGGGAAATTAATTACTCGCCTCAGCAGCGATGTGGAAGCCCTGGGCGATGTTTTCTCTACTGGTGCTGTGGGCATTGTTAGCGATGTCTTACAGATATTGGTAATTGGCATCACCATGTTTACGGTGCAATGGCAATTAGCATTGATGCTGGTGCTGATGTTGATACCAATCAGCCTTTTGATTATGTACTTACAACAGCAGTACCGCAAAGCGAACTACAAAGCTAGGGAAGAACTATCTGCGCTGAATTCAATGCTGCAAGAAAACATCGTCGGTATGAACGTTGTACAGATGTTCCGCCGCGAGAAATTCAATGCAGAAATGTTTCGCGCTATTAACCAACGCTATATCAAAGAAGTAGATAATACCATTTTTAACGAGTCAGCAGTTTCTGCAACATTAGAGTGGATTTCGTTAGTAGCGATCGCTTGCGTCCTCTGGTTGGGTGGCCTGATGGTTATAGGAGACGCTCTCACTTTTGGTACTCTTTCAGCCTTCATTCTATTTTCCCAGCGTCTCTTCGACCCCGTGCGCCGCTTTGCTGAAAAATTCACCACGCTGCAATCTGGATTTACAGCAGTCGAACGCATCAGCAATATTATGAGCGAACCGATAGAGATTCGCGATCCACAACATCCTAAAAAGCTCCCCTCATCCGCTGATGATTCTAATTCTTTTCCCTCTTTTGGAAAAGAGAATAGCCAACCCAAATACGGCGAAATTCGTTTTGAAAATGTCTGGTTAGCTTACAAAAATGATGAATACGTTCTGCAAGATTTAAATTTCACTATCCGTCCTGGCGAGAAAGTTGCCTTAGTTGGCCCTACTGGTGCTGGAAAAAGCTCAATAATTCGTCTCTTGTGTCGTCTCTACGAACCCAGCAAAGGCAGAGTTCTTCTAGATGGCGTTGATATTCGCGACTTACCGCAAACAGAACTGCGGCATCACTTAGCAGTAATTTTGCAAGATGGCTTTCTATTTGCGGGTGATGTAAAGAGTAATATAACTCTGGGTGAAACTTACCCATTTGAAGAAGTTCGCAGCGCGGCTGAGGCGACTAATGTTGCCCAGTTTATCGAACAATTACCCCAAGGTTACGATACTCAATTGCGCGAGAGAGGCACTAATATTTCTGGGGGACAAAAGCAACTTTTAGCTTTTGCCCGCGCTGCTATTCGCCATCCCCGAATTTTAGTTTTGGATGAAGCAACGGCGAGTTTAGATGTAGGTACAGAAGCGTTAATTCAGGAAGCTTTAGATAAATTATTGGTTGGGCGTACTGCGATTATTATTGCTCACCGCCTCTCGACTATTCGCAACGTAGATAGGATTTTGGTGCTAAAACGCGGTCAATTAATAGAGTCTGGGAGTCACGATGAATTGTTAGAGCAAGGTGGATTGTATGCAAGTTTGTATAAGTTGCAGAAGTTAGGAAGTTGA
- a CDS encoding STM4011 family radical SAM protein, with product MHITILYRGPLISCNYGCEYCPFAKRQESAAELAIDQQALERFTDWIAQNTQHRFSILITPWGEALIHSWYQKALAKLTQMPNVDKAAIQTNLSCNLNWVEECNKDKLALWATFHPEWVKRDRFLAKSLELDKRGVRFSAGVVGFPQFKAEIAALRRELPQNIYLWINAVKRELPQMSEEDLRFFESIDPLFRLNTHQYPSRDRACRAGESVISVDGNGTMRRCHFIKQPIGNIYDPNFEAALFARTCTNDTCHCHIGYVHLEYLELDKVFGSGILERIPTKTASDKTTAIAFQSPA from the coding sequence ATGCACATAACAATTCTCTATCGCGGCCCTTTAATCAGTTGCAACTATGGCTGTGAATATTGCCCCTTCGCCAAGCGACAAGAATCAGCCGCAGAATTAGCTATAGACCAACAAGCTTTAGAGCGATTTACTGACTGGATAGCCCAAAATACACAGCACCGATTCTCAATTTTAATTACACCTTGGGGAGAAGCTTTAATCCATAGCTGGTATCAAAAAGCTTTGGCTAAATTAACTCAAATGCCTAACGTTGACAAAGCTGCAATTCAAACTAATCTCTCTTGTAACTTAAATTGGGTGGAAGAATGCAACAAAGATAAACTAGCTTTGTGGGCAACATTTCATCCAGAATGGGTAAAGCGCGATCGCTTCCTGGCAAAATCCCTAGAACTCGATAAACGCGGCGTCCGCTTCAGCGCTGGTGTTGTCGGGTTCCCCCAATTCAAAGCAGAAATTGCTGCCTTGCGTCGCGAATTACCACAAAATATCTACCTTTGGATTAATGCCGTAAAACGCGAACTTCCCCAAATGTCTGAAGAAGATTTGCGCTTTTTTGAGTCAATTGACCCCTTATTTCGCCTCAATACTCACCAATATCCCAGCCGCGATCGCGCTTGTCGTGCAGGAGAGTCCGTTATCTCTGTCGATGGTAACGGTACTATGCGGCGCTGTCACTTTATTAAGCAACCAATTGGCAATATTTACGACCCCAACTTTGAAGCAGCACTATTTGCGCGAACCTGCACCAACGATACCTGCCACTGTCATATCGGCTACGTCCATCTAGAGTATTTAGAACTAGATAAAGTCTTTGGTTCCGGTATCTTAGAGCGAATTCCCACTAAAACTGCAAGCGATAAGACTACCGCGATCGCGTTTCAATCTCCCGCATGA
- a CDS encoding HEAT repeat domain-containing protein, translating to MTNEPNQPKQHDAVLGGQSPPPVQGAILGGIEGVKQRLASPLVKARIVAVNEALNYADAGLDLVIRALQDESAQVQHCAYQLLRDRIEPQVKQALREYKPWDLVERLLEKSKIYYRFTRFANRKVKEFDPQTGITQTAGAAYVLKDKHFDALLQDPKASKIEALLFAWGGAFHNDLIAAKDRLKSLKAVFSGPYGCDYQISWLNHHNISPILEAYPQLEILQVRCGGGLDCNPLRHDNLKALIVESGGLSSETITQICDLKLPALNHLELWLGTPNYGGDSSVGDLMPILYNGLFPRLAYLGLCNSEYSDEIAEAVADSTEIEFLKVLDLSMGTLGDKGAEALLNCPAVNRLDILNLSENFLSDEMIERLNQLDVQLIANKQKSIEQDYRNYRYCSITE from the coding sequence ATGACAAACGAGCCTAACCAACCAAAACAACATGATGCCGTCCTTGGAGGACAATCACCGCCACCAGTACAAGGTGCTATCTTAGGAGGAATTGAGGGTGTCAAGCAACGCTTGGCAAGTCCTTTGGTAAAAGCACGGATAGTGGCTGTTAATGAAGCTCTTAATTATGCTGATGCAGGTTTAGATTTGGTAATTCGAGCTTTGCAAGATGAATCAGCACAAGTGCAGCATTGTGCCTATCAGTTATTGCGGGATAGAATAGAGCCTCAAGTCAAACAAGCTCTGCGAGAATACAAACCTTGGGATTTGGTTGAGCGTCTTCTAGAAAAGTCAAAAATATATTACAGGTTTACCAGGTTTGCCAATCGGAAAGTTAAAGAATTCGACCCTCAAACTGGCATTACCCAAACCGCAGGCGCTGCCTATGTTCTAAAGGATAAACATTTCGATGCCCTTCTCCAAGATCCTAAAGCCAGTAAGATTGAAGCTTTACTTTTCGCGTGGGGAGGAGCGTTTCATAACGATCTTATTGCTGCTAAAGATCGGCTCAAAAGTCTTAAAGCTGTGTTTAGCGGTCCCTATGGTTGCGACTACCAGATTTCCTGGCTTAACCATCACAACATCAGCCCTATCTTGGAAGCTTATCCGCAATTGGAAATATTACAAGTACGTTGTGGTGGTGGCTTAGATTGTAATCCATTGCGCCACGACAATTTAAAGGCGCTGATCGTGGAAAGCGGCGGACTTAGTAGCGAAACCATTACTCAGATTTGCGATCTGAAGTTGCCTGCGTTAAATCACCTTGAGTTATGGCTAGGTACGCCAAATTACGGGGGAGATTCTTCAGTAGGTGATTTGATGCCAATTCTTTACAACGGGTTATTTCCCAGGCTAGCTTACTTAGGGCTATGTAACAGCGAATACTCAGACGAGATTGCTGAGGCGGTAGCAGATTCAACTGAGATTGAATTCCTGAAAGTGCTAGACCTTTCGATGGGAACGCTGGGAGATAAAGGTGCAGAAGCTTTGCTAAACTGTCCGGCGGTAAACCGACTTGATATCCTCAATCTTTCCGAGAATTTCTTATCTGATGAAATGATTGAACGACTAAACCAGTTAGATGTCCAACTTATAGCAAACAAGCAAAAGAGTATCGAGCAAGATTATCGCAATTATCGCTACTGTTCTATCACTGAATAA
- a CDS encoding STM4012 family radical SAM protein — translation MTTHLDKNPNLYHRLELRNLLQESPYQAYVYSYPHKTAYRPIEPPISLSELWSKQDKNALFLYIHIPFCEMRCGFCNLFTTVTHNEDFVSQYIKAVKRQAQRVKAALGETSFARFAIGGGTPTQLPIGGLEAILDIASETMGADLPCIPGSVEMSPETVDKDKLNLLRSRGIDRASIGVQSFIDAEVLAIHRRQKSQQVEDAIALMRKAGFPTINIDLMYGLPGQTVDTFLYSIRQALQFQPEEIYLYPLYVRPLTGMGISNREWDDIRLACYREGRDFLLAEGYTQVSMRMFRAKQSTTFEGPVYCCQADGMVGLGCGARSYTDSLHYSNDYAVDAKEVREILQVFINKSDESFAYANYGFLLDEEERQRRYILLSLLSDEGLSFAAYRQQFGTDAIADFPELSQLISLKLANLDNATLRLTDFGVERSDTIGAWLFSDKVQQLMQTYELK, via the coding sequence ATGACGACTCACCTGGACAAGAATCCAAATTTATACCATCGCTTAGAACTGCGGAATCTACTGCAAGAATCCCCTTATCAAGCCTACGTTTATTCTTATCCCCATAAAACAGCTTATCGACCAATTGAACCGCCGATTTCACTTTCCGAGTTATGGTCAAAACAAGATAAGAATGCGCTATTCCTCTACATTCATATCCCGTTTTGCGAGATGCGTTGCGGATTTTGTAATCTATTTACGACGGTTACGCATAATGAGGATTTTGTCAGTCAATATATTAAGGCTGTAAAAAGACAAGCGCAGCGGGTAAAAGCGGCTTTGGGTGAAACATCTTTCGCCCGATTTGCTATCGGTGGCGGTACTCCTACTCAACTACCAATAGGCGGATTAGAAGCTATTTTAGATATTGCTTCTGAAACTATGGGCGCTGATTTGCCTTGCATCCCCGGTTCTGTAGAAATGTCGCCGGAAACTGTGGATAAAGATAAATTAAACTTGTTGCGATCGCGTGGTATAGATCGCGCCAGCATAGGGGTTCAAAGTTTCATTGATGCGGAAGTTTTAGCTATTCACAGACGGCAAAAATCGCAGCAAGTGGAAGATGCGATCGCTCTCATGCGAAAGGCTGGTTTTCCTACTATTAACATCGATTTGATGTATGGTTTACCCGGTCAAACTGTAGACACTTTTCTGTATTCTATTCGCCAAGCTTTGCAATTTCAGCCAGAAGAAATTTATCTATATCCCCTCTACGTGCGACCGCTTACAGGTATGGGTATTTCTAACCGCGAGTGGGACGATATTCGCCTCGCTTGCTACCGCGAAGGGCGAGATTTTCTGCTTGCTGAAGGATACACCCAAGTTTCGATGCGGATGTTCCGCGCCAAACAATCAACTACATTTGAAGGGCCAGTTTATTGTTGTCAAGCTGATGGAATGGTTGGTTTGGGTTGCGGTGCGCGGTCTTACACTGACAGTTTACATTACTCGAACGATTACGCAGTAGATGCGAAGGAAGTGCGCGAGATTTTACAAGTTTTTATTAACAAAAGCGATGAAAGTTTCGCCTATGCAAATTATGGCTTTCTACTTGATGAAGAAGAACGCCAGCGCCGCTATATTTTATTGTCTTTGTTGTCTGATGAAGGGTTAAGTTTTGCAGCATATCGCCAGCAGTTTGGAACGGATGCGATCGCAGATTTTCCCGAACTATCCCAACTGATATCGCTGAAGTTAGCTAATTTGGATAATGCAACTCTGCGCTTAACTGATTTTGGTGTTGAACGTTCCGACACAATTGGCGCTTGGTTGTTCTCAGATAAAGTCCAGCAACTAATGCAAACCTACGAGTTGAAATAG